Part of the Geobacter pickeringii genome, CTGGTTGGCAAGGCCGTGGAGCGGGCCGGCAAGACCGTTGAGGCCCGCGGAATATGCATAGTAGGCATCGGAAAGAGCCGAAGCGACGAGGTGCGTCGTATGGGCCGAAACGTTGCCCGACTCATGGTCGGAGTGGAGGACGAAGTACATCCGGGCGACGTCGTCATACGGAGCCTTCTGACCGATCATTTGGGCGAAGTTTGCCCCGTAGTCGAGCTTCGGATCGGCAGCGATCTGCTCATCGTTCTTATACTTGTAGCGATAGATGAAGGCAGCGATCGGTGCGATCTTGGCCACCAGGTTGCTGGCATCCTCGTACATCGGCTCCCAGCAGGTCATCTTGTTGAACTTGCCGGAGTTGTAGAATTTGAGGAACTCGGACTCCCGCTCAAGGGCGAGGATACCGGCAGAGAGCATCACCATCGGGTGGCTGTCTTTCGGGAGAGCCTTGATGACGTCGAATACGTAGGAGGGAACCTTGCCCCGCTCCTTGAACTCGGCCACAACTTCGTCAACCTCGGCCTGAGTCGGGATATCGCCGGTGAGAAGCATGTACCAGAAGGCCTCAACGGTCGGGTACTCGGAGCCGGAAGCCTTGGGAAGGGCGGCGAAGGTCTCGGGAATCGTCTTCCCGCGGAAGCGAATCCCTTCCTGCGGATCAAGGTAGGAGATGTCGGTCACGAGGGCACGGATATCACGCGCACCGCCGATGCACTGGTCGATGGTCACCTGATCGATGATAACCTTGCCGAATTCCTTAACAAGCCTGGTGGTGCGGGGACGGTGCTCCTGAATTTTCTGTGCAAGAGTATCCTTGAGTTTAGACATACTGACTCTCCTTTCGACTAGTTGTTTTAATAAATAAAATATAACCAACTGCCCTGATACCCGACTCCTCTCTCCTCCTTTCGAGCGACAAAATCATCAGTTATACTGCGGTTTAATGCGGCCAGCGCCAATACGGAACAGGATAATTCGAGGAAAATGCTTCTGAAAGTTTACGATGCGGGGAAATTGTTTTTTAGTATACTGTATACAGTTTTTGTTGTAAAGGCTTATAGCACCCTCTTTGATTAAATTCAACAAAATTTTTTTCGCCAAATGGAACCGACAGAGGGTTAGAGGACCGTCAGATCCTGATCGGAGCAGGTAAGCTGCTTGAGACCTTCGAAGTGGGAAAGATAGAAAGTGTTCTCGATGCCGATTGCCCCCTCGCCGGGGATGACGACCTTCGGCTCGAAGGCGAACACCATTCCCGGCTCGAAGGCCATTTCATTGAAGCTGCTGGCGATGAAGGGGTACTCGTCGATTTCAATGCCGACCCCATGTCCGATGAACGAAACCTGCGCCCCCTTGTTCCCCATGAAATTGTCGGCATACCCGAGTTCCACGGCAAGGGAGAGGCAGGCGTCATACACCGATCCCCAGGGGACCCCGGGCGCGACGAGCTCAATCATCCGCTCCTGGATCCTGAGCATGTCATGGTAGGCCTTATCCAAGCGACCGGAAATCCTGCCGAGGGAAAAGACCCGCGTCTGGTCCACGAGGTAGCCGTCAACGCAGCCGGCAAAATCGACGATGATCGGCTCGTTGCGCTCGATGCGCTTGAGGCCGGCTCCCTGGCCGAAAGAGGGGTTGAGACCGACCCCGCCGAGGGGGGTATCGACATAGGCGGGAACAGCACTGTCGGCACCGGAAAATACATGGGCATAGAAAAGCTCGGCGTTGAACATCCGCATCCGCACCAACCCCTGGTGCCCTTCCTTGCGGGCGGTGAATTCGAGCTCAGCGGCGAGCTCCAGGTCGGTCATCCCTTCGCGGATGACTTCGCGGGCCCGGCGGTTGACCCGGTCGACCTGCACGGCCGCATCCTGGAGGAGGTGGATCTCGTACTTGCTCTTGATCATCCGGACCTGCCGGATGAGAGGGGTGGCGTCACAGACGCCGGCTCCCGGAAAAACCGCTCGGTACCGCTCGAAGAGGTTCACGGGGAGAACGTCCAGCTCCATTCCGACCCGCACGGGGAGAGGATAGCCGTAATCAGCAAGGACGCCGGGAATATCCCTCATGGAAGCGAACGGCACGACCTCCCTGAGTCCCGACTCCATCCGTGCCCTGCCGAATTCCTTGCGCACCAGGTAGAGCGCCTCGCCCGCCACCGGCACATAGAGACACCCCGACTGAATCGTGCCGGTAAAGTAGAACAGGTCGGCATTCTGGAGAACGAGGACCGCGTCGAGCCCCTCCTTCGCCATCAACGCCTGAAGGCGGGAAATGCGGTGTTCGAGCTCTTCCTTCGGTGTGATGCGCATGGACTTCCTCCCGGAGATTACCGATCGTTTTCCGGCGAGCGGGCGAGCCTCGCCTCCTTTTGCAGCTTACGCCGGCGGCGGCCGCCGAGAAATGCCTCCTCTACCACGATCGCGGCAAAACAGATCACGAAGAGCGCCAGAAGGATGCCAAGTGCCTTTTCTCTCATTACGGATTCTCCTTACGCCATCTCGCCGCCATCCTCGAGCTGAAGCTCGCGGACGGCCATCTCGCGCAGCTTGAACTTCTGGATTTTCCCCGACGCCGTCATCGGATACGAGTCGACGAATTTCACGTAGCGGGGGATCTTGTAGTTGGCGATCTTGCCACGGCAGAACTCCCGCACCTCCTCTTCGCTCAGTTCAACACCCTTCTTGACAATGACCGCCGCCATGACCTGCTCGCCGTACTTCCGGTCGGGAACACCGTACACCTGGACATCGGAGATCTTCGGATGGGTGTAGAGATACTCCTCGATCTCGCGGGGGTAAACATTCTCGCCCCCTCGAATGATCATGTTCTTGATCCGGCCGGTGATCTTGCAGTAGCCATTCTCGTCCATGACCGCCAGATCGCCGGTATGGAGCCACCCCTCGGCATCGATGGCCCGCGCGGTCTCGTCGGGCATCTTGTAGTACCCCTTCATGACCAGATAGCCCCGGGTGCAGAGCTCGCCCTGTTTCCCCGGGGGGAGCACGGCACCGGTCTCGATGTCGGCAATTTTGACCTCGACGTCGGGGAGCGCCCGGCCGACGGTGGCGACCCGCAGCTCGATCGGATCGTCCGTGCGAGTCTGGGTGATGACCGGCGACGACTCGGTCTGGCCGTAGGCAATGGTGATCTCGGCGGCGTGCATATCGCGAATGACCCGTTTCATCACCTCGATGGGACAGGGGCTGCCAGCCATGATCCCGCTCCGGAGACTGGTGAGGTCGAATTTCGGGAAATCGGGGTGCTCCAGTTCGGCGATGAACATGGTCGGAACGCCATGGACGGCGGTACAGCGCTCCTGCTCGATGGTCCGAAGAACCGCCAGCGGATCGAAGAGCTCCACCGGCACCATGGTGGAACCGTGGGTGACGCACGCCATCACGCCAAGGACACACCCGAAACAGTGGAAAAAGGGGACCGGGATGCAGAGGCGGTCCTTCTCGGTGAACTTCATGCATTCGCCGATATTGAAGCCATTGTTGACGATGTTGTGGTGGGTGAGCATCACCCCCTTGGGGAAGCCGGTGGTCCCCGAGGTGTACTGCATGTTGATCACCTCGCGGCAGTCGAGGGAGCGCTCCGCGGCCGCCAGCTCCTCATCGGAGACATCGCGGGCAAGGGCCATGATCCGCTCGAAATTGATCATCCCCCCCGGAGTTTCCTCGCCGATGAAAACGACGTGCTTGAGAAACGGCAAGGTGGCGCTGGAAAGCATGCCGGGCTGGGCACCCTGCAGCTCCGGCACAACCTCGTTGAGGGTGGCGACATAGTCGGTGTCCTTGAACGACTTCACCAGGAAAAGGGCCGTCGAATCGGACTGCTTGAGGATATATTCGAGTTCGGCGGACTTGTAATTGGTGTTGACCGTCACCAGGACCGCGCCGATCTTGGCAGTGGCAAACTGGAGGATGACCCACTCGGGGACATTGTACGCCCAGATGGAGACGTGATCCCCCTTCCGGATTCCAAGACCGAGGAGTCCCTTTGCCACCTGGCGGCAGACTTCGTTGAACTGGCGGTAGCTGTACCGAATCCCCCGGTCGACATACACGAGGGCATCGGTGTCCGGAAACCGTGCCGCCACCGCGTCGAGAAGTCCTCCAACCGTGAATTCAAGTGGTTGCGACATATGCCATCCTCCAGACAATCGAGGTGTCCAATTTCTTCTCCGGTGCAAACAACCTGTTGATTTTTTAAGGCTTTACGAATTACCATGCCTCCTGCGGCAAGTCAAGTTATTCAAACGGGGTATTATTTGTTCATTGCCTTTCCGCTTCGTGTTACATTTGTCAAAATAATTCTTGACAACTCGATACCACTTTCTTTTCAACATCTTACAATAAGTAGTTATTATCTCTGAATTTTTTTGCAAAATTTGCCCCTCAAAAACGTGCCCAAATATTAGGCAATACGCTATTTGCATTTGTTTTATTTCAGCTTTACCGTTTAGCAACATTTTTATCCACAACCCTATCCACAGATTTTGTGGAAAGCCCTGTAAGCCTCGATTTTACGGCTGTTTTACACAACCGTAACACAACTGCAATATTCTCCCGCTACCATCGGCGGCGAGGAGAACGGAACCCCATGAAGACGATCCTGATTATCGAAGACGAAAAAGATCTGGCGGAACTGGTGGCATTCAACCTGGAAAAGGAAGGGTACCGGACCATCACGGCATTCGACGGCACGAGCGGGTTGGAGGCAGCCCGGGCCCACCACCCGGACCTGATCCTTCTCGACTTGATGCTCCCCGGCGTCATGGGAATGGATGTCTGCAAGATGCTGAAAAAATCCGAGAAGATGGCGACAATCCCCATAATCATGCTGACGGCGCGGGGTGAAGAGATCGACCGGGTGGTCGGTTTCGAGGTGGGTGCCGACGACTACGTGGTGAAGCCGTTCTCCACCCGCGAACTGCTCCTTCGGGTCAAGGCGGTCCTGCGCCGGTCGCTCCCCGACAAGCCCGATGGAAAGATCCTCAACATCGGGGCGGTGACCATCGATACCGCCCGGCACCAGGTGGAGGTGGCCGGTGAAGAGATCATCCTCACCACCACCGAGTTCAAGCTCCTCCTCAACCTGGCCGAGCGGCTCGGCCGCGTCCAGAGCCGCGACCTTCTCCTGAAAAACGTCTGGGGCTACAATTATGTCGGCGACACCCGCACGGTCGACACCCACATCACCCGCCTGCGGACCAAGCTCGGGCCGGCCGGCGACCTGATCAGGACGGTGAGGGGCTTCGGCTACAAGATGGAGGAGCAGTGAGATTCCGGATCCAGTGGAAGCTGATGGCTTCCTACCTCGTCCTCGTCCTCTTCATCGGCGGGGTGTTCTTCGCCTATCTCTCCTACACTCTGGACACCCATCTGGCCGATGAGATCCGGGAAAACCTCTCCAGCGAGACGCGCCTCGCTCGTCTCATCGCGCTGCGCGACATCGGCGACATGGGACGCGACGCCCCCCGTACCGCCGCAGCCATCTCGGGCGAGATCCGCGCCCGGGTCACCATCATCCTCGCCGACGGGCGGGTAGTTGGAGATTCCGACGTTCCCCCTTCCCAGCTCGAAGGCCTGGAGAACCACCTCCAGCGCCCCGAGGTGCAGGCCGCCCTCAAAAACGGCACGGGGAGTGCCATCCGGTACTCCGCAACCCTCAAGACCCCCATGCTCTATACGGCGATCCCCCTGCGCACCGCCGCTGGAGAAAAGGGGATCCTCCGCCTGGCACTCCCCCTCACCTCCCTGGAAAAGGCAAAGGCAAGCATCCGGACCCTTCTGGCGGCATCCCTCCTCCTCGGCCTCGTCATCGCCCTGGTGCTGAGCTACATCCTCTCCCGCGTCACCTCCCGCTCGCTCCGCACCATCACCACCCTCGCCACCCAGATCGGCTCGGGCGAATTCAGCCGCCGCATTCCGGTGACGACCCGCGACGAGGTCGGAGAGCTGGCGCGGGTGATGAACGACATGTCGGCCCGGATCGAGAGCCACATGGAGCAGATCTCGGCGGAGAAGAGCCGGCTCGACACGATCCTGCGCGGCATGGGTGAAGGTCTCATGGTTTCCGACGCCCGGGGGCAGATCACCCTGGTTAACCCGGCCTTTCTCGAACTCTTCGCCCTCACCGAAAACGTCGAAGGGCGCTACATCATCGAGATCGCCCGTCACCCTGCGCTCCACGACGCCTTCCGGTCCATCGTCGCCTCGGGGAGCGAGCGGCTCGAAGAGCTGACCCTCGGCCTCGGAGACGAGAGGAACGTCCTGACCCACTGGGTTCCCCTCACGGAAGAGGGGGAGCTCCAGGGGGTGGTGGCGGTCTTTCACGACATTACCGATATCAAGAAGCTCGAAAAGATCCGCCGCGATTTCGTCGCCAACGTCTCCCACGAACTGCGGACCCCGGTGACGGTCATCAAGGGGTACGCCGAGGCGCTGATCGCCGGTGCCCTTGAGAGCGACCCGGCACGGGCCCGACGCTTCATCGAGATCATCTACAGCCACTCGGAGCGACTCGCCAACCTGATCGGCGACCTCCTCACCCTCTCCCAGCTCGAATCGGGGACGCTCCGCCTGGAACTGACCGGCGTGAACCTGGAACGGGTCGCCCGCCACGCGGCCGAACTCCTGGAGCAGAAAGCCGCCGCCAAGGAGATCGCCGTTGACTGCTCGCGCCTCACCGCAGCTCCCATCATTCTCGCCGACCCGGGACGGCTGGAGCAGGTGCTGATCAACCTCCTCGACAACGCCATCAAGTACTCGCCACCGGGGGGGTCCGTTTCGCTCCTCGTCTCCGATGAAGGGCCCCTGGTGAAGGTGGGGGTGAAGGACACTGGTATGGGTATCCCCCCCACGGACCTGGCGCGGATCTTCGAGCGGTTCTACCGCGTCGACGCCGCCCGCAGCCGCGAGGAAGGGGGGACCGGCCTGGGGCTCTCCATCGTGAAGCACATCGTCCAGCTCCACGGCGGCACTGTTGGGGTTGAGAGCGAGCACGGCAAGGGCTCGACCTTCTGGTTCACGCTGAAAAAGGCGTAAGACGTCACGACACCACCACCCCGCCCGAGACGACAAACTTCACCGCATCCTCCACCGTCATCCCGCTCTCCATCACCTCTTCCTCGCGGAAGAAGAGGGCGAAGCCGGAGGTGGGGTTCGGCATGGTCGGCACGTAGACCACCACCAGCCGCTCCCCCTCCCGCTCCAGTTCGGCGGTGACGAATCCCACCGCCCTCACCCCCTTCCGGGGCCACTCCACGAAGACCGCCCGGCGGTACGAGCTTTTCCCCTCCTGAAAGACCTGGGTCAGCTGCTTGCTGGAGGTGTAGATCGACTTGACGAGGGGGATGCGCGACAGGACCCCGTCCCACCATCGGATCAACCGCGTCCCGATGACGTTGGTGGCAAGGACCCCGGTCAGGTAGATCACCACGGCACCGGTGATCATCCCGAGCCCCGGGAAGTAGTAGTTATGGTGGGTGATGGCGATGAAGAAGGCGTCGAGGTACGAACCGAGGATGCCGTCGGCGAAGTTGAAGAGGAACTTCAGGATGAAAAGGGTGATGCCGAGGGGGACCACGATGAAGAGCCCTGTTACGAACCGCCCCCGCAGATGGGTTACGAACCTGTCCATGTCTCACCTCGCGTACGTTGTTCCCACGCACAATACCGCTCAAGAGAGCAATGTCAATAGTTTCCCACTCCTCACCACCCGGACACGCCGCCGTAACGGAACCGGTCTACGCTCTTTTCCAGCATCCGACAAAGGAGAACATTGAATGTGGAGAGAAGACGTACTGGACCTGAAGCTGACCAAATTTTTCGAAATCTCGGCGCGGGCGCTCCTGAGCCTGCTCATCACCGCCATCCTGACGGCGATCCTGGCCGGCATCGTCTGGACCTTTTACGATATCCGGCTGGTCTTTTCACCCGATTCCCACGGAGCGTTCAGGACGATCCTCGTGGATGTCCTGACCGTGCTCGCCATCGTGGAAATCCTCCGGACGGCGCTGGCCTACTTCTCTGAAGGACGGGTCAAGGTCACCTACATCATCGACACGGTCCTCGTCACGGTTCTTACCGAGGTGATGGCCTTCTGGTACCGGGAGATGTCGTGGGAGAAGGTCGCCATGGTCATCGCCCTGGTCCTGTCGCTGGCGGCGGTGCGGATCATCGCGGTGCGCTTCTCGCCCCGGAGCCGGCGCGAGGAGCTCTGAGAAACCGACCTTTCATTCGGGATAACCTCCCAATTCACCGCGAGTTCACCCACTCTTACGAATTTCGTAACCCGCCTGTAACAATTGGCGGCCTATTATTGCAACAGTTAAACGACATCTTCAAGGAGGCAGCAATGTTCAACACCATACGCAAAGGGATCGCACTGCTGGCGCTTATGGCGACCACCGCCGTGGCGGGCCAGGCAGGGGCCGAGACCCTCATCAACGGCGCCGGCGCCACCTTCCCCTACCCGCTCTACTCCAAGTGGTTCAGCGAGTACGCCAAGATCGACCCGTCGGTGAAATTCAACTACCAGTCCATCGGCAGCGGCGGCGGCATCAAGCAGATCACTGCCCAGACCGTCGATTTCGGCGCCAGCGACAAGTTCCTCTCCGATGCGGAACTGGCGGCCGCCCCCGGCAAGCTCCTCCACATCCCGACCGTCATGGGCGCCGTCGTTGTCACCTATAACGTCCCCGGCGCACCGAAGGGGCTTAAGCTCAAGGTCGATGACGTGGCCGACATCTTCCTCGGCAAGATCACCAAGTGGAACGACCCGCGCATCGCCGACGACAACCCCGGCGTGAAGCTTCCCAACGCGCCGATCGTTGTTGTCCACCGCTCCGACGGCAGCGGCACCACCAGCATCTTCACCGACTTCCTCTCCGGCGTAAGCGGCGAATGGGCCCAAAAAGTCGGCAAGGGTGCCTCGGTCAAGTGGCCCGTCGGCCTTGGCGGCAAGGGTAACGAAGGGGTCGCCGGCCAGGTGAAGACCACCGCCGACTCCATCGGCTACGTAGAACTGGCCTATGCCTTCGAGAACAAGCTCCCCTACGCCACCCTCAAGAACAAGAGCGGTCACTGGGTCGAGCCTTCCATCCAGAGCACCAGCGCTGCCGCGGCTGCCGCCGTCAAGCACATGCCGGCCGACTACCGTCTCTCCCTCGTGAACCAGCCGGGCAAGGATGCGTACCCCATCGTCGGCTTCACCTGGCTTCTCGTCTACGAACACCAGAAGGACGCCGCTAAAGGGAAGAAACTGGTTGAATTCCTGAACTGGAGCCTCCACAACGGCCAGAAGATGGCCGCTCCGCTCCTCTATGCGCCGCTCCCGGAGAACGTCAAGAAGATGGTGGAAAAAACCATCAAGACCATCAAGTAACAGGTCAACGGCCCGGCCGGACCGCTCGTCGAGCGTCTCCGTCCGGGCTTTTTTCCGCGCACCGCATTATTACAATCATGTTAAGAACCGGTAACGAACGATGCGGCCGTAACAACCGCGGCGCACCCCAGGAAGCCCCATGAATATCACCCCCGCAGAAGCACCCATCACGCCGGAGGCGGGCAATGAGGAGGAGACCGTGTCAGATGAAGTGCCGTTGCGCAGAATGAAAGTCAGTGGGAAAGTGAACGGCGACTTCGTCTTCAAGGGGATCACGGTCCTCTTCGCCTTCAGCATCCTCGTCATCATCGCCGTCATGGTGGTGGAGATGGTGGATCAGAGCCTCCCGGCCATCAAAAAGTTCGGCTGGAGCTTCGTCACCGGCCGCGACTGGGACGCCGTCCAGGAATCTTTCGGCGCCCTCCCCTTTGTCTGGGGCTCGGTGGTTTCGTCGCTCCTGGCGCTGCTGCTGGCCACCCCCCTCGCCGTCGGGACCGCCCTCTTCATCACCGAGATCGCCCCGAAGAAATTCGGCGCAGTCGTGGCAGCCCTCGTTGAGCTGCTGGCATCGATCCCGAGCGTCATCTACGGCCTCTGGGGGGTGCTGGTCATGGCTCCGTGGCTCCAGAGCACGATCCAACCCTTTCTCATCGACAAGTTCGGATTTCTCCCGTTCTTCACGGGGGCTCCCTACGGGGTGAGCATGCTCGCCGCCGTCTTCATCCTGATGATCATGGTGATCCCCATCATCACCTCCCTCACCAAGGAGGTGCTCCTGGCGGTCCCCCAGAGCCAGCGCGAGGCAGCCATCGCCCTCGGCGCCACCCGCTGGGAGATGATCCGGATGGCGGTTCTCCCCTACGGCCGCTCCGGCATCCTCGGGGCGGTGATCCTCGGGCTCGGCCGGGCCATCGGCGAAACAATGGCAGTCACCATGGTGATCGGCAACACGCCACAGATCTCGCTATCGCTCCTCTCGCCGGCCTACACCATGCCGAGCGTCATCGCCAACGAGTTCGCCGAGGCTTCCTCGAAACTCCACGGCGCCGCCCTCATGGAGATCGGCCTGATCCTCCTGGCGGTTACGCTGGCCATCAACGTCCTGGCACGGCTCCTCCTCTGGGGGATGACCCGCAGGGCCGCCACCGGAGGTGCCAAATGAGAACGCCATCCACCCGCAACCTGAAAAACGGGTTCATGATCCTCTCCATGGGGGTGGCAACCCTGGCGGTGCTCCTGCCGCTCGTCATCATCTTCACCCATATCGTCAAGATGGGGTTCAGCTCCCTGTCGCCCGACTTTTTCATCCACATTCCGAAGCCCACCGGCGAAACCGGCGGAGGCATGGCCAACGGCATGGTCGGCTCCTTCCTCCTGATCGCCCTCGCCTCGGGGCTCGGAATCCCGGTGGGAATCTTCGGCGCCATGTACCTCGTCGAGTATGGCGGCAACCGCATCTCCGGCGTCATCCGGTTCGCGGCCGACGTCCTCTCCGGCGTCCCCTCCATCATCACCGGCATGGTGGCCTATACCCTGATGGTCGTGCCGATGAAGAAATTCTCGGCCCTGGCCGGCGCAGTGGCCCTGGCGCTCATCATGATCCCCATCGTGCTCCGCACCACGGAAGAGCAGCTGAAGATGGTCCCCGACACGCTGCGGGAGGCATCCCTGGCCCTGGGGGTCCCCCTCTGGCGCACGAGCCTGCGGGTAACGCTGCGCAGCGCCATGAAGGGGGTCCTGACCGGCATCCTGCTGGCCATCGCGCGGATCGCAGGCGAGACGGCGCCGCTCCTCTTCACCGCCCTCGGCAACCAGTTCTGGAGCAGGAAGCTGACCGAGCCCATCGCCGCCATGCCGCTGCAGATCTTCAACTTCGCCATCGCACCCTACGAGGACTGGCACCGGCTTGCGTGGGCCGGAGCCCTCGTCCTCGTCACGCTGATGTTCGCCCTGAGCCTCACCGCCCGTTATCTGGGGCGGAGCAAGTATCAAAGCTGACGCGCGTCCTCGCCATCATATCCAGAGGTATTGAATGAACGCCAAGGTAAAAATCGACAATCTCAACGTCCACTTCGGTTCGAACCACGCAGTGAAGGGGGTCAGCATCGACGTCCCCGAGAACACCGTCACCGCCATCATCGGCCCCTCGGGGTGCGGCAAGTCCACGGTGCTCCGCTCCCTCAACCGGATGCACGACCTCTTCCCCCAGGCCCAGGTCACCGGCAAGATCCTCCTCGACGGCGACGACATCTACGGCCGGGGCGTCGACCCGGTCGTCATCCGCCGGCGGGTCGGGATGGTCTTCCAGAAGCCGAACCCTTTCCCCGCCATGTCGATCCATGATAACGTCATCGCGGGCTACAAGCTGAACGGCAGGGTCAAAAGGAGCGAGGCCGACGAGATCGTGGAATCGAGCCTGCGGCGGGTCGCCCTCTGGGACGAGGTGAAGGACCGCCTCAAAAGCAGCGCCATGGAGCTCTCCGGCGGCCAGCAGCAACGGCTCTGCATCGCCCGGACCATCGCGGTGAAGCCCGAGGTGATCCTCATGGACGAGCCCTGCTCGGCCCTTGACCCGATCTCCACCGTCAAGATCGAAGAACTGATCAACGAACTCAAGGAGCGCTACACCGTCGTCATCGTCACCCACAACATGCAGCAGGCGGCCCGGGTGTCGGACTACACGGCGTTCCTCTACATGGGAGAGATGATCGAGTGCGACACCACCCGCAAGATCTTCACCAATCCCGAGAAGAGCCAGACCGAAGATTACATCACCGGGCGGTTCGGCTAGCCCGCAATCGCAACTCAGCGGGGCTCGCCCCAGCACGAACCGAGGAGAACTGACCACCCATGGAAAAAGAACACATTTTCAAGCAGTACGACGCCGAACTGAACGATATCCGCTCCAAGCTCCTGGAGATGGGGGGGCGAGTGGAGAAGATGATCGCCGACGCCATGAAGGCGCTGGTGGAGCGCGATTCGGACCTGGCCCGCAGGACCATCGCCATCGATCATGAGATCAACCACCTGGAGATGGAGATCGACGAAAAATGCCTCCAGGTCCTTGCCCTGCGCCAGCCGGCGGCGCGGGACCTGCGCTTCATCACCCTGGCGCTCAAGATCGTGACCGACCTGGAGCGGATCGGCGACCAGTGCACCAGCGTCGCCAAGCGGGCCATCGAACTGAACGACGAGCCGCCGCTCAAGCCGTACATCGACCTCCCCCGGATGGCCACCTGCGCCAGCGTCATGGTGAAGGAGTCCCTGGACGCCTTCGTACGGGGCGACGCCGACCTCGCCATCAAGGTCTGCCGCGACGACCAGTTCGTGGACGACCTGAACGAGCAGATCCAGCGGGAGCTTCTCACCTTCATGATCGAGGACCCCTCCTCCATCAGCCGGGCCATCAAGCTGAACTACATCTCCAAGTGCCTGGAGCGGATCGCCGACCACGCCACCAACGTGGCAGAGATGGTGATCTTCATGCTCAAGGGGAAGGACATCCGCCACACCGCCCCGCCGACGCCGCTGTCCTGATTTCAACGACCAAGGGGCGCCGCGCGCCCCTTCGTTCCCTCTCATCGTTCCCCACAGGCCACCTCGGCCGACTCTCTCCTTGCCAGCTCACGATTCCATCCCTCTTTCCGCGGACTGGAATCACTCCGCCGTCGCTGCCGGACCACCCTCACCCGGTGCGTCGCGCTCTCGTTCGTGCGGAGCTTATAACCATTTCTTCCCGGATTCCCGTCACTATTGCGCGCATCCCTCGTGCCTGTCTTGTGTCGGGGAAAAAAGTGATCGCAGCAGGGGCATTTCCTATTGACCCTGTAAACACGAACATGATAAGTCAGATAACTGTACTGTCTTACCACCTTATCACCTTACCATAGGGGGAGATGAATCATGAGGGTCAAGAAGCTGTTCTCGTATCTGTACTTCCAGGTGCTGATCGCCATCACGCTCGGGGTACTGGTCGGCTACTACTATCCGGCGACCGGCGTGGCGATGAAGCCGTTCGGCGACGGCTTCATCAAGCTGATCAAGATGATCATCGCCCCGGTTATCTTCTGCACCGTCGTGACCGGCATCGCCGGCATGGAGGACATGAAGAAGGTGGGACGCGTGGGGGCCAAGGCGCTCCTCTACTTCGAAGTGGTCACCTCCCTCGCCCTGGTGATCGGCCTGGTGGTGGTGAGCGTCATCCAGCCCGGCGCCGGCTTCAACGCCGACGTGACCAAGCTCGACACCAAGGCCCTCACCGCCTTCACCTCCACGGCCAAAAACAGCACCACCACC contains:
- a CDS encoding DUF502 domain-containing protein, giving the protein MDRFVTHLRGRFVTGLFIVVPLGITLFILKFLFNFADGILGSYLDAFFIAITHHNYYFPGLGMITGAVVIYLTGVLATNVIGTRLIRWWDGVLSRIPLVKSIYTSSKQLTQVFQEGKSSYRRAVFVEWPRKGVRAVGFVTAELEREGERLVVVYVPTMPNPTSGFALFFREEEVMESGMTVEDAVKFVVSGGVVVS
- a CDS encoding phosphate-starvation-inducible PsiE family protein; protein product: MWREDVLDLKLTKFFEISARALLSLLITAILTAILAGIVWTFYDIRLVFSPDSHGAFRTILVDVLTVLAIVEILRTALAYFSEGRVKVTYIIDTVLVTVLTEVMAFWYREMSWEKVAMVIALVLSLAAVRIIAVRFSPRSRREEL
- the pstS gene encoding phosphate ABC transporter substrate-binding protein PstS, with amino-acid sequence MFNTIRKGIALLALMATTAVAGQAGAETLINGAGATFPYPLYSKWFSEYAKIDPSVKFNYQSIGSGGGIKQITAQTVDFGASDKFLSDAELAAAPGKLLHIPTVMGAVVVTYNVPGAPKGLKLKVDDVADIFLGKITKWNDPRIADDNPGVKLPNAPIVVVHRSDGSGTTSIFTDFLSGVSGEWAQKVGKGASVKWPVGLGGKGNEGVAGQVKTTADSIGYVELAYAFENKLPYATLKNKSGHWVEPSIQSTSAAAAAAVKHMPADYRLSLVNQPGKDAYPIVGFTWLLVYEHQKDAAKGKKLVEFLNWSLHNGQKMAAPLLYAPLPENVKKMVEKTIKTIK
- the pstC gene encoding phosphate ABC transporter permease subunit PstC → MKVSGKVNGDFVFKGITVLFAFSILVIIAVMVVEMVDQSLPAIKKFGWSFVTGRDWDAVQESFGALPFVWGSVVSSLLALLLATPLAVGTALFITEIAPKKFGAVVAALVELLASIPSVIYGLWGVLVMAPWLQSTIQPFLIDKFGFLPFFTGAPYGVSMLAAVFILMIMVIPIITSLTKEVLLAVPQSQREAAIALGATRWEMIRMAVLPYGRSGILGAVILGLGRAIGETMAVTMVIGNTPQISLSLLSPAYTMPSVIANEFAEASSKLHGAALMEIGLILLAVTLAINVLARLLLWGMTRRAATGGAK
- the pstA gene encoding phosphate ABC transporter permease PstA, whose translation is MRTPSTRNLKNGFMILSMGVATLAVLLPLVIIFTHIVKMGFSSLSPDFFIHIPKPTGETGGGMANGMVGSFLLIALASGLGIPVGIFGAMYLVEYGGNRISGVIRFAADVLSGVPSIITGMVAYTLMVVPMKKFSALAGAVALALIMIPIVLRTTEEQLKMVPDTLREASLALGVPLWRTSLRVTLRSAMKGVLTGILLAIARIAGETAPLLFTALGNQFWSRKLTEPIAAMPLQIFNFAIAPYEDWHRLAWAGALVLVTLMFALSLTARYLGRSKYQS
- the pstB gene encoding phosphate ABC transporter ATP-binding protein PstB, with protein sequence MNAKVKIDNLNVHFGSNHAVKGVSIDVPENTVTAIIGPSGCGKSTVLRSLNRMHDLFPQAQVTGKILLDGDDIYGRGVDPVVIRRRVGMVFQKPNPFPAMSIHDNVIAGYKLNGRVKRSEADEIVESSLRRVALWDEVKDRLKSSAMELSGGQQQRLCIARTIAVKPEVILMDEPCSALDPISTVKIEELINELKERYTVVIVTHNMQQAARVSDYTAFLYMGEMIECDTTRKIFTNPEKSQTEDYITGRFG
- the phoU gene encoding phosphate signaling complex protein PhoU, producing MEKEHIFKQYDAELNDIRSKLLEMGGRVEKMIADAMKALVERDSDLARRTIAIDHEINHLEMEIDEKCLQVLALRQPAARDLRFITLALKIVTDLERIGDQCTSVAKRAIELNDEPPLKPYIDLPRMATCASVMVKESLDAFVRGDADLAIKVCRDDQFVDDLNEQIQRELLTFMIEDPSSISRAIKLNYISKCLERIADHATNVAEMVIFMLKGKDIRHTAPPTPLS